The genomic stretch AACCAAGCCTGCCGCTCACATGAGTTTTCGAGATTTCATCGACTGTCATCTGGATACCGGTTGCCTTGATTCTGCCATTTGTGGTTTTCATGTCCAGGTCGGCGTTCAGATTCTCCGGTATGGCAAACGTTACCGACCCGTTCGTCGTACCGATTTCGACATCGGCGGAAAGGGATGAAGCGGTTACTTCCACGCTGCCGTTTGTGGTTTTGGCGCGCCGGATACCGGATGCGTCCGTTATGGAAATGCTGCCGTTTGTCGTCTGGGCGTCAACGATTCCATCGGTATCGCGGATAACGATCTTTCCGTTTGTCGACCTGACAGTCGCATCTCCGGTTGTTCCATTAATCTCGATCGATCCGTTCGTAGTCTTTATATTTTCCAGAGGGATAGCCCTGGGCACCGAAATCGTGTAGCTCACGGATACATGCGCCCTGTTTTCGAGATAATGCGTTTCTATGCTCAGTTTGCCGTTTGAGGTCACTCTGATTTCGACTTTTTCGAGCTCATCCTCGCCCCTGTTCGATTTTTTCACCGCAATGACATCGACATAATCGTTATCCCAGGAGCTTATCTTTATACCACCGTTCGTGTTGGAAACCGAAACAGGTGTTCCGGATGAGAGCTTGTAGGTCTCGTGAAATTCTTCCTCGGCATCCGCCCATACCCCACCGGCTCCGGCACACGAAATCATGTAGAGCATCGTTATGAACGTGATCGGGTAAAGAATGAATTTTCTGCGCATTGCGAGCCTCCCTCGTACTGTTATGAATCCTTGTGAAAAAATGGCATTGATCATATATCATAGTTGTGATTTATCTCTTCAATTCCCCTTACATATACTTTGACGAGATCAGAGACCGTAAAAGTTGCAACTAATTGAATTTTTTTTCATGACCTGCTGAATTTCCGTAAAACAACCAATAAATCCTGTTTGTCATCATATAGCCATTGTATGCTTTCCCATGGTCATTCC from bacterium encodes the following:
- a CDS encoding DUF4097 domain-containing protein, translating into MRRKFILYPITFITMLYMISCAGAGGVWADAEEEFHETYKLSSGTPVSVSNTNGGIKISSWDNDYVDVIAVKKSNRGEDELEKVEIRVTSNGKLSIETHYLENRAHVSVSYTISVPRAIPLENIKTTNGSIEINGTTGDATVRSTNGKIVIRDTDGIVDAQTTNGSISITDASGIRRAKTTNGSVEVTASSLSADVEIGTTNGSVTFAIPENLNADLDMKTTNGRIKATGIQMTVDEISKTHVSGRLGSGGNSITLKTTNGSITLEKL